One window from the genome of Pseudomonas sp. Teo4 encodes:
- a CDS encoding DUF1289 domain-containing protein yields MSEVVATERPVASPCVSICALDEQDICTGCQRTVAEIGRWGRMSNDERRVVLKLCHERAVAAGLIMGQ; encoded by the coding sequence ATGAGTGAAGTGGTTGCGACCGAACGCCCGGTCGCCTCGCCCTGTGTGAGCATCTGTGCGCTGGATGAGCAGGATATCTGCACCGGCTGTCAGCGTACGGTGGCGGAAATCGGCCGCTGGGGACGCATGAGCAACGATGAGCGCCGGGTGGTGCTGAAGCTCTGTCATGAGCGGGCGGTGGCTGCCGGCTTGATCATGGGACAGTGA
- a CDS encoding NUDIX hydrolase — MKFCSACGQPVIQRVPEGDSRQRYVCDHCQTIHYQNPNIVAGVLPIWGSQVLLCRRAIEPRRGFWTLPGGFMENGETLDQAARRETSEEACARVGTMSLYQLFDLPHINQVHVFFRAELADLDFDVGVESLEVRLFEEHEIPWDELAFRTVTRTLECYYRDRIGQAFPVGHEYLPPMNVTSTT, encoded by the coding sequence ATGAAATTCTGCAGCGCGTGCGGCCAACCGGTCATTCAGCGGGTCCCCGAGGGCGACAGCCGCCAACGGTATGTCTGCGATCATTGCCAGACCATTCACTACCAGAACCCCAATATCGTCGCCGGCGTGCTGCCCATCTGGGGCAGCCAGGTGCTGCTGTGTCGCCGCGCCATCGAACCGCGCCGTGGTTTCTGGACATTGCCTGGCGGCTTCATGGAGAACGGCGAGACCCTCGACCAGGCCGCCCGTCGCGAAACCAGCGAAGAGGCCTGCGCCCGGGTCGGGACAATGAGCCTGTATCAGCTGTTCGACCTGCCGCACATCAACCAGGTGCACGTGTTCTTCCGCGCCGAACTGGCCGACCTCGACTTCGATGTGGGCGTCGAGAGCCTGGAGGTGCGGCTTTTCGAGGAACACGAGATCCCATGGGACGAGCTGGCTTTCCGCACCGTCACTCGCACACTAGAATGCTATTATCGCGACCGCATCGGGCAGGCCTTCCCGGTTGGCCATGAATACCTGCCGCCGATGAACGTCACGTCCACCACTTAA
- a CDS encoding CoA pyrophosphatase, which yields MLDELLRRMSNHEPASLETDRRFPEAAVLLPITRSEDPELVLTLRAKGLSTHGGEVAFPGGRRDPEDPDLVFTALREAEEEIGLPPGLVEVIGPLSPLISLHGLKVTPFVGLIPDYVEYRANDAEIAAVFTVPLEFFRQDPRDHTHRIDYQGRSWYVPSYRYGEYKIWGLSAIMIVELVNLLFDAGISLHEPPERHIEN from the coding sequence ATGCTGGACGAGCTTCTTCGCCGAATGAGCAACCATGAACCTGCATCATTGGAAACCGACCGACGGTTTCCGGAGGCGGCGGTGCTTTTGCCCATTACCCGTAGCGAAGACCCCGAACTGGTCCTGACCCTGCGTGCCAAGGGCTTGTCGACCCATGGCGGCGAAGTCGCCTTCCCGGGTGGGCGTCGTGACCCGGAAGACCCTGACCTGGTGTTCACCGCCTTGCGTGAGGCCGAAGAGGAAATCGGCCTGCCGCCAGGGCTGGTGGAGGTGATCGGCCCCCTCAGTCCACTGATCTCCCTGCATGGCCTGAAAGTGACGCCATTCGTCGGCTTAATCCCGGATTACGTCGAATACCGCGCCAATGATGCCGAGATCGCGGCAGTATTCACCGTGCCGCTGGAATTCTTCCGCCAGGACCCACGCGATCATACCCACCGAATCGATTACCAGGGCCGCAGTTGGTACGTGCCCAGCTACCGCTACGGCGAGTACAAGATCTGGGGGTTGTCGGCGATCATGATCGTGGAACTGGTCAACCTGCTGTTCGATGCCGGCATCAGCTTGCACGAGCCCCCCGAGCGTCACATCGAAAACTGA
- a CDS encoding ShlB/FhaC/HecB family hemolysin secretion/activation protein, whose amino-acid sequence MLYPSRHFFALRYPWLIAGLLTVAQALADDPASQQLRDQQQSLRQLEQQQRLQRWQRPSIPATPKDTSPQEPIDSRCWEISGVRLAGNQLLTPQVLEATVRPLVPTCIDIASINRLLKAITQRYVEAGFPTSRPYLHQAPRDGAPLDIVIIEGFVESIEFVGAELPLSLRGAFPGMLGHPLYLPDLEQGLDQLNRLRAYAMGIDLLPGQMPGGTRVQVVPHELASRWHLDSHFDNRGSELTGRHRLTVGLGLDSPLGLNDDLRLSVVSSVFDAPGQSQGVNLHYSIPYGPWTFALNASEMRYDAPIPQSPHTTSGSSSYQGLNVERTLWRNQRGMFSVSGRLNRKQLINRSNNSVLAIQSPTLSTVEAGVNLLWLDRGLWNAYLGMTQGVDWFGADRSALRADAPSPDFRKYRAHLFHLRQGPAQWPWRWQSELALQFSDNVLPAVEQLLLNDDSAVRGFRQATFAGANAALWRNTFSQALPMDWTGPVQVRPHLGLDLGWVQLAHDAPSHRLAGAAAGLELSLPNSRLRLDYQHALYASNLPRSRMERGFWVVEWSLNI is encoded by the coding sequence ATGCTGTACCCATCACGCCATTTCTTCGCCCTACGCTACCCCTGGCTGATCGCCGGCCTGCTGACCGTGGCTCAGGCTCTGGCCGACGACCCTGCCAGCCAGCAACTGCGTGATCAGCAACAGTCACTGCGACAGCTGGAACAACAGCAGCGTCTGCAGCGCTGGCAGCGGCCCTCAATACCTGCCACCCCCAAAGACACCTCGCCCCAAGAGCCGATCGACAGCCGTTGCTGGGAGATTTCCGGTGTGCGGCTGGCCGGCAACCAACTGCTGACGCCGCAGGTGCTGGAAGCCACGGTGCGGCCACTGGTGCCCACATGCATTGACATTGCCAGCATCAACCGACTGCTCAAGGCCATAACGCAGCGCTATGTAGAAGCCGGCTTCCCAACCAGTCGCCCCTATCTGCACCAAGCCCCCAGGGATGGCGCCCCGCTCGACATCGTCATCATCGAAGGCTTCGTCGAATCGATCGAGTTCGTCGGAGCCGAACTGCCGCTGTCCCTGCGCGGCGCATTTCCCGGAATGCTGGGGCACCCCCTGTACCTTCCCGATCTGGAACAAGGGCTGGATCAACTCAACCGCTTGCGCGCCTATGCAATGGGTATCGACCTGCTGCCCGGCCAGATGCCAGGTGGCACCCGCGTGCAGGTTGTGCCTCACGAGCTGGCGTCGCGCTGGCACCTGGACAGCCACTTCGACAACCGCGGCAGCGAGCTTACCGGTCGTCATCGACTGACTGTCGGCCTAGGCCTGGACAGCCCACTGGGCCTGAATGACGACCTGCGACTGTCTGTGGTCTCGAGCGTTTTCGATGCACCAGGCCAGAGCCAAGGAGTGAACCTTCATTACAGCATCCCCTACGGTCCATGGACCTTTGCGCTCAACGCCAGCGAAATGCGCTATGACGCGCCCATTCCCCAGAGCCCGCACACCACCAGTGGCAGCAGCAGCTATCAAGGGCTGAACGTCGAGCGCACGCTATGGCGCAACCAGCGTGGCATGTTCAGTGTCAGTGGCCGGCTGAACCGCAAACAGCTGATCAACCGCAGCAACAACTCGGTGCTGGCCATTCAGAGCCCTACCCTCTCGACGGTCGAAGCCGGCGTCAACCTGCTCTGGCTCGACCGCGGCCTGTGGAATGCCTACCTGGGCATGACCCAAGGTGTCGACTGGTTCGGCGCAGACCGATCGGCACTGCGCGCCGACGCCCCCAGCCCAGATTTTCGCAAGTACCGCGCCCACCTGTTTCATCTGCGCCAAGGCCCCGCTCAGTGGCCATGGCGCTGGCAAAGCGAGTTGGCCCTGCAGTTCAGCGACAACGTACTACCCGCCGTCGAACAACTCCTGCTCAACGATGACTCGGCCGTGCGCGGATTTCGCCAGGCCACCTTCGCTGGCGCCAACGCGGCCTTGTGGCGCAACACCTTCAGCCAGGCCCTACCCATGGACTGGACCGGGCCTGTGCAAGTACGCCCGCACCTCGGCCTGGACCTTGGCTGGGTGCAGCTTGCCCATGACGCACCCTCGCACCGCTTGGCGGGCGCAGCGGCAGGCCTGGAACTGAGCCTGCCGAACAGCCGCCTGCGCCTGGACTACCAACACGCCCTCTACGCCAGCAACCTGCCCCGTTCCCGAATGGAACGAGGCTTCTGGGTAGTGGAGTGGTCCCTGAACATCTGA
- a CDS encoding gamma carbonic anhydrase family protein has translation MKYRLGDLRVESHPTSWAAPNATLIGKVRLQARASVWFAAVLRGDNELIDIGEDSNVQDGTVMHTDKGIPLTLGRGVTVGHNAMLHGCTVGDYSLVGINAVILNGARIGKHCIIGANALIPEGKEIPDGSLVMGSPGKVVRELTEQQKRMLEASAAHYVHNAERYARELVIDDE, from the coding sequence ATGAAATACCGCCTGGGCGACCTGCGGGTCGAGAGCCATCCCACCAGCTGGGCCGCACCCAATGCCACACTGATCGGCAAAGTGCGTCTGCAGGCCCGTGCCAGCGTGTGGTTCGCAGCGGTGTTGCGCGGCGACAACGAGCTGATCGACATTGGCGAAGACAGCAATGTCCAGGACGGCACCGTGATGCACACCGACAAGGGCATACCGCTGACCTTGGGCAGGGGTGTAACCGTGGGGCATAACGCCATGCTGCATGGCTGCACGGTCGGCGATTACAGCCTGGTCGGTATCAATGCGGTGATTCTCAACGGCGCGCGCATCGGCAAGCATTGCATCATCGGCGCCAATGCGTTGATCCCCGAGGGCAAGGAAATTCCCGACGGTTCGTTGGTGATGGGTTCCCCTGGCAAGGTGGTGCGTGAGCTTACCGAGCAGCAGAAACGCATGCTCGAAGCCAGCGCCGCCCACTATGTACACAATGCCGAGCGTTATGCTCGGGAGCTGGTGATCGACGATGAGTGA
- a CDS encoding L,D-transpeptidase family protein → MRWLFALFCLCITSVSQAAYTEVIIRKPQPPAQAPSASQAAMQPLIDKVLVIKSQRRLQLISRGEPLKTYRISLGKQPKGAKEREGDKKTPEGLYWLDWRKESDRFNLAMHISYPNISDAARATREGISAGSMIMIHGTPINDEYPEWYFHTLDWTDGCIAMRNNDMREVWELVRDGTLIEIRP, encoded by the coding sequence ATGCGTTGGTTGTTCGCCCTTTTCTGCCTTTGCATTACGTCGGTGTCCCAGGCGGCCTACACCGAGGTCATCATCCGCAAGCCGCAACCGCCCGCGCAGGCGCCCTCAGCCTCGCAGGCAGCCATGCAACCGCTGATCGACAAGGTGCTGGTGATCAAGTCCCAACGCCGTCTGCAATTGATCAGCCGTGGCGAGCCGCTCAAGACCTACCGGATTTCCCTGGGCAAGCAGCCCAAGGGCGCCAAGGAGCGCGAGGGTGACAAGAAGACCCCCGAAGGCCTTTACTGGCTGGATTGGCGCAAGGAAAGCGACCGTTTCAACCTGGCCATGCACATCTCCTACCCCAACATCAGCGACGCTGCCCGCGCCACCCGCGAAGGCATCAGCGCCGGCAGCATGATCATGATCCATGGCACGCCGATCAACGATGAGTACCCTGAGTGGTACTTCCACACCCTGGACTGGACCGACGGCTGCATCGCCATGCGCAACAACGACATGCGCGAGGTCTGGGAGCTGGTCAGGGACGGCACGCTGATCGAGATCCGCCCCTGA